A region of the Oenanthe melanoleuca isolate GR-GAL-2019-014 chromosome 14, OMel1.0, whole genome shotgun sequence genome:
GGAGCGGGAAAACAAACACCGGGAACGGGGAAAACAAACATCGGGAGCAGGGAATCATTTGGATTAGGGAAACATCGAGATCATGGAATGCTGGAATCGGGGAAACGTGGAATCACTGGATTAATGAATCATTGGGATGataagaaaatggaaacattgTAATTATGGAATCATTATAAACATGGAAACACAGAATATTGGAATAATGGAATCGGTGGgatcatggagtggtttggcTGGGAAAGGTGATTAGGGACTATCCCATCCCACTCCCTGCCATatccagggacaccttccaccatcccaggctgctcccagccccgtccagcctggccttggacactgccagggatccaggggcagccacagctgctctgggcactctgtgccagggcctgcccaccctcccagggaacaattccctcccaatatcccatccagccctgccctctggcagtgagaagcccttgtcctgtccctccgTGCTGTTGCAAATAGACTTGTCCCATCTTTCCCGTAAGTAAGttccctgcaggctctgggagaGCCACAGCTGAGTCATCTCTGAGCTGTTTTTACCCCAGACACTCCCGATTCCCTGAGCCTCCCTCACGGCAGAGCCGCCACAGCCCCGCCATCACCTTGGCGGCCTTGCGTCACAACTGCGCGCCCTGTGACGTCACTGCCGCGCGCCGCGGCGAAGGACACGGCGCCCGAGCGGGGCCGACCGGAGCGAGGGGGAGCGGAGTGAGCCGAGCGGGGCCGAACGGGACCGAACGGGACCGGAGCGAGCGGGAGCGGGCGGCTCAGGCGCCATGAGCAGCCCTGCGCAGGATGAGAAGCTGCGGGTGCAGCAGCTCCGCGTCCTGCGGCGCCGCTGGCTGCGGGACCAGGAGCTGAGCCCGCGGGAGCCCGTCCTGCCGCCGCGGCGGCTCGGGCCCGTGGCCGCCTTCTGGGAGCGCTTCCTGCAGAGCGGGGATCCGTGGCGGCAGCAGGTGAGCGGCGGGGCGCGGGCTCCGTGCGGCCTCTCCTGGCCGCTGCCCCGCCTGACCGTCCCTGTGCCCGCAGGTGCACAGCTTGTACCAGGGCGGCCGCTTCGTCATGCTGAGGGTGCTGCTCCCCGCCTGGGCCATCACCTACTTCCTGAAGTACCACCTGCTGGTGCGTGCGGGCGGGGGTTAAAGGGGGCGCTCGGGAAGGGAcggaaaggctggaaaagcccaggGCCGGGGGGATGATGCGAGGAGTGATCCCACAGCGGGTGTGCCAATGCGCTGCTTACATGCGGTTGCAGATGAAGGTTGTTCCCCGTGGCCTGTTCACCACCTGTGTTTCCTTTCTGGGGTAGCActtatatattaattttgtgtcACACCTTTTTGAGacctcaccagcacagctgccccagccctggggccaaCAGCAGtaggacatggagctgctggacagCGTCCAGGGGAGCccatggagatgctccaagggctggacccctctgctctgcagccaggctgggagagctgggggtgctcacctgagaaggctccagggacacctcagagccccttccagggcctaaaggggctccaggagagctggagggggaCTTTGAATAAGGGTCTGGagaagggggaatggcttcccactggcagagggcagggctgg
Encoded here:
- the NDUFB6 gene encoding NADH dehydrogenase [ubiquinone] 1 beta subcomplex subunit 6, which encodes MSSPAQDEKLRVQQLRVLRRRWLRDQELSPREPVLPPRRLGPVAAFWERFLQSGDPWRQQVHSLYQGGRFVMLRVLLPAWAITYFLKYHLLKSPHGVVMTNPRIFPGDRILETGEIMPPLRDEPHKHH